The genomic DNA CGAAAACACTTTAGGgaagaaaaaagccaaaggatcAAAACTTTAACTCCAAAAGAAGAAAGCTGTCCTTATGTGAGGTAAATAGTAGGTTCATCATCTAAAATGATTCGTAAAGCTTTAAAACATATTACCCACAAGAAACTTGTGAAAGAATTGGCTCAATTTCCACTTTTCGGTTGAAAATTCTGGTTTCTGAGAGCAAGAGGTGTCCTTTTAAGCCGACCAGAGAGCTTAAAATGGATCTTAAAAAATGTCCGAAGATAAGTAAAAGCTAGATCTAGcttaaaagaatataaattaagtttttgaAGTCTGAGAAAAAAATCCAGTTTAGCAGAGAACCCATGGGGCAAAGTAAATACAAGGTAGAAAAAGCACTGGAGTTGgcccaaataaatatggatATAGATCCTGTGATCCGGAGGTagacaaatttttttttttttatgccgAAACTTTAGATCTTATGTAAAACGACTACCAAATGAAAAACACAACCCTTTGCTGAGACATGAATCATGGTATGTGCATGCTTTTCGTATTATGAAGGTATTGTACCCGTGCTGGAATCGATGATGAATCAACATGTCTttgttatgtacatatatatactttatggggtcaaaaacttttccttctgtgcgttacatacatcaaaTATCGAGCActtatacttacatatacCCGTTTCCTTTTCGagtaaaaatatacatacatatatatttattataagaATACTAAGAAGGTCTTAAAGCGAAAAGCATTAATATAACACAAAAAGATTAGATTACAGTAGCTTACActggaaaacaaaattcaaaagaaaCGAGCGCAGcagaaattttaattgaaagagAAACTTCGTCAAAAACTATGAAACTGAAAATATCagattttcattaattaaattaaacaaaacgcGACAAGAGAAACTATCGCGTAACAAATAAGCGTatataaaattgtaattttttgatttttatcgTCGACACCAAACCCAACCTTTGCTGTGTACAGAGAGTGACGACACAATACCGATGATAGACTTAAAGTCGAAAACACAATGCGGCGTTGAAACTGCTTCAATCCAACAGTATGAAACTTCAACAGATTATGCTTCAATTGGTACCTTTGTAAGCCTATTCCATACCTAACTGAAAAATGGCGTTACACTTTCTCTCACTAGTGACAAGTGTGTTTACTAGTGTTTAGAATGTGAGAAGAGGCCAAATGTGGGCAAATGGGTTAAtagtacgtatgtacatacgaatttaaatacaaatcgacttaaaaaagtgttttttggttttgaataTGAACAAGTTTTCTGAACATATGTTTTGCCCTCATTTTGTTCGGACGGTGTGAAGgaaagccactgcaaatgaatttcttcttCTGGgtataataatgatccgatGTGAACACATTTAGGATCCCTGAGTCTGGTAGATGACTATTCTCTGCGGAacagctttttttgttttctcgtatcttcaaaattgtgaaatgTGCAATAGATTTTCGTCCTTTATGGGGGTGTCACACTTGTGAACGCACTTGTGTCACAGCCTTATCCTTTGTTTTATATACttcttatacatatatgtacacttGTTTGATTTAAAATCACTAAGATTGTTCTACTCGTTCCCCTTCTaccacataaaaataaattgcagaaTAAGATTCGAATTGATATACCCTTCTAAAACCACTAAACGTTAGCGTTATGAATTAAGAATAGAGAACCGTTTATATCAATTTTTTCAATTGCTTAATTGGattaacaaatacaaaacgCAAAACGGTCAAAAGTATGGCAGTTCCAGCTTAATTTGGTATAAATAAAACGCTCGACTACCGACCACCGAATGTTCAAAATGAAACTGTTATTTGTGCAGCAGAGTTGGTCGCTTGTTCTTAATTCCATAAGTAAGTTCTTATATGGCGAGCAAGGCCTTAATGTACAAGGATTTAATGTCTTACGAAATAAAGTAGGGACCTATTTAAATGGGAGTACCATATGCCTATTTTGGAATAGTAACTTTGAGTTCCAGCCACAAGTCTTTGTAGCAGATTATGCCAGCTTCGTGGGTATTCATATTAATAATCTGAAGGAAAGTTTCGATGAAGATGTTGTTGATGTACGTCCAAGGAAAAAACAGCTGCAGGAGAATAACCTGCCATACGACGATCTCCTGCTCAAGCTTATGATATCAATTGAGGTGACACACTGTGAGGTACaactttcacattttttctAGAATCttcaattcaaaatttgttttctttaatgCAGACGTTCATGGTCTTTGGAAAGGACATAGCCCGTTTTGTGGGAGCTTTTACAAATGCATCCATGTATTCCATATGGCGCTCTTTGCACAACAGGTTCGTTTTCTCGCACATGGCTGATGAGTTAAACGAGGATTGCTATAAAAATATCTTCTTTGAGGGTAATATTTAAAACTCCATCCACGGAAGCACTTTTGAATAGTCGCCCCTGAATATCTTCAGATCAGCCAAACATTCTGTTTATTGTTCAGACCGATGCATCTGGGACAGTCCTTGAAATGAAGACCAACAAATATGTGGGTACTAAGGCGGAGAAGCCGGCACAATTACAACTATTAGATCGATACTATGTTGTTGAGGAACGATTTCAGctaaataattcattattcCCGAATAAGCTAAAAGACTTGCAAGGACGTGAGGTAGTCATCGCCGGCTTTGACTATAGACCCTATACGGTTATAAAATGTGTAAGCTATTTGCCGCTCGTCGCAGCTAAAACTTTAGGCATTTGTTTCCATTATACAGAACACAGAGAATAGTAACACACGTGATATAGGTGTGGCACAGGATTCGGAGTTGAGTAAAGTCTTCATCGATGGCACGGAAGCACGTGTAGTTCTGAACTTTTGTGAAAAGTTCAATTGTACAGTTCAAATTGACACATGTAAGTAGTCGTGTACTATTTTATTTAAGTCCCAATTAACTCAATTGAGGTGATTCCTTCCCGTTTAACATTGGCAGCTGACGCCGACGATTGGGGCACCGTTTACCAAAACATGTCTGGGGATGGCGCAATGGGCATGATTATTAATCACAAAGCAGATATTTGCATTGGCGCAATGTATTCGTGGTATGAGGGCTACACATATTTAGATCTATCAATGTATCTCGTGAGGTCTGGAATAACTTGTCTGGTACCAGCACCCCTGAGACTGGCGAGCTGGAACCTTCCCCTTCAGCCGTTCCAAGCAAACCTCTGGGCTGCGGTCCTGGTGTACCTCTGTTTGGAGACATTGGGGTTAGTGTTGGCCTACAGAAGCGAGCAAGTGCTGTATGTCTCGGCAAGTGCCCGTGAGGGCTGGTGGTGCTGTGCAATGCTGGGCCTGGCGACGTCATTTAAGCTTTTCATATCGCAGTCAGGAAACAGTACAACGACTTCGTTAACTGTCCGTGTGTTGCTCTTTGCCTGTTTTCTCAACGACATAATCATAACCAGCATTTATGGTGGCGGTTTGGCTAGTATATTGACTATACCAAGCATGTCTGAGGCGGCGGACACTGTGCCACGGTTGCGAAATCACCGTTTGCAGTGGGCAGCTAACTCGGAGGCATGGGTTTCAGCTATTCGTGGTTCTGATGAAGTAAGTTGTGTTTCATGCCATATCTATGCCAcaagatatttattttttgcagccTTTGGTGCAAGACCTCTTGAGCAATTTCCACATCTACAGCGACGAGCAGCTGCTCCGATTCGCACAAGAAACTCAAGTGCGACTGGGCTTCACTGTTGAACGTCTGCCCTTCGGTATCTTAGATATTTTGATCATTTATACCTTTAATGTCATTTAATGTTAATGTCCACTGTATCTAGGCCACTTTGCCATTGGGGACTATTTAGTACCAG from Drosophila subobscura isolate 14011-0131.10 chromosome E, UCBerk_Dsub_1.0, whole genome shotgun sequence includes the following:
- the LOC117891467 gene encoding uncharacterized protein LOC117891467; this translates as MFKMKLLFVQQSWSLVLNSISKFLYGEQGLNVQGFNVLRNKVGTYLNGSTICLFWNSNFEFQPQVFVADYASFVGIHINNLKESFDEDVVDVRPRKKQLQENNLPYDDLLLKLMISIEVTHCETFMVFGKDIARFVGAFTNASMYSIWRSLHNRFVFSHMADELNEDCYKNIFFEDQPNILFIVQTDASGTVLEMKTNKYVGTKAEKPAQLQLLDRYYVVEERFQLNNSLFPNKLKDLQGREVVIAGFDYRPYTVIKCNTENSNTRDIGVAQDSELSKVFIDGTEARVVLNFCEKFNCTVQIDTSDADDWGTVYQNMSGDGAMGMIINHKADICIGAMYSWYEGYTYLDLSMYLVRSGITCLVPAPLRLASWNLPLQPFQANLWAAVLVYLCLETLGLVLAYRSEQVLYVSASAREGWWCCAMLGLATSFKLFISQSGNSTTTSLTVRVLLFACFLNDIIITSIYGGGLASILTIPSMSEAADTVPRLRNHRLQWAANSEAWVSAIRGSDEPLVQDLLSNFHIYSDEQLLRFAQETQVRLGFTVERLPFGHFAIGDYLVPEAIDQMVIMQEDLYYQYTVAFVPRLWPLLEQFNTLIYSWHSSGFDKYWEYRVVADNLNVQKQQQVESTMLRSQEDIGPVRLGMSNFAGIILVWVLGSIVATLVFVAELFATNLKTPIDN